aatagaaAGTGATTCTGTCCTTGTATGATTTGTAGATCCGGGAGCAGAGATGAGATgaagggagacgttggagacactcacacacacagggagGTAAGCACAcaaagggaccaggagacgaaggagatcgctggagcaggtaagtatgtcgatggggagtccttaaggtaagcatacacgtgttgtagtgcaaacgagaccggacagtgagtgtgtgtgagtgtggtggctttgtagtgctggtgattgcagagtgaatgagatgcaggtggcAGTGATTAGtaagctggtgattgggtgcgtgggtactgcagtgaggtggagcctggcgtgtctgtgacaataaGTACCTATAACAGGTTTTCTTGTTAGTTTTACACAAAATTGCTTCAAGTTGGATTTACTCAAAAGGTGTGATGCAAAAATGGTGCATATATTTTACGTAAATCCAAcacatttttttgcagtaatgacAGTATTAATAACcacttatatgtacatttttgaacagtgtcatttttttatttagcaattaTTATTTTCTCTTACAGATTATGTCTACGTAAACATTTATGTAAACTATCTTATTCaagacagtactaaataaaaatagcatGGGATTTCTATGTTCcctttctaatttttttttttattttgagtatGATAATAAACAACATTTGACGACTTAAGATTCAAAAGCCTCTacgtgccatctgaaattttgtcataaaattatcatttttatcagGCTCCTGTGTTTAGGTTCAGGTATTTCACTTTAAAAGCAATTGAAAGGATGGCAATTAGAGGCTTtttcatctgaagtcttcattttataaatatgttttttgtttttttgtttttaaatcaagAAATATCAATGCCCTGTCAAATATCACAGCTATTTTATATACTGAATTAAATTTATTCTCCAATATTTTTCAGCttgtctgcctgttcctgtcatcagcAGAGACTCTTCACAatgttcatcatcatcatgttcaGTGGTGTGTTCAGCAgtgaatgtgagtcatgtgactctctcctggttcAAAGGAAACAGTTCATTCtccagcatcagtgtgtctgatctcagcatcagtctctctcttcctctggaggtggaatatcaggataaaaacacctacagctgtgtgctgaacaataCCATCAGAAACCAAACCAGACATCTCAACATCACTCAACTCTGTCAGCCATGTGCAGGTATGACAGCATCAGTATATATATTTGTTCACAAACTAaacaatatttctattttaacattGCTTATTTCTTGTCTCACAAGTCCACTGTTGTGGCTTTACTGAAGCTGTGATCCGATTGTCTCTCTCTGCTCtggtgggcgtggctactgtggCTGTTCTGGTTTATGACATCAGATCCAGAAGTCTTCAACAGAAGAAGAGCGTCCAGAAATATCCATCAAACTCTGATTAATCTGATACTCAGGAATGACtggagatagatagatagacagacagacagattgataCCACACCTGATTCagctcatcagctcattagtagaaaCAGCAAGACCTGAAGTGTCAAAtaagggagacatacaaaatgttaaGGGCTGGTGCTAGCTACTCCAGGACAACCAATGATTTAAGTCATATGTTAATTCATTTTATCAAATCTTAACGGAGGATGTCTTGTGTTTCCAGATCTGTAGTTACAACAATAGGATCTACTGAAAATACATATTGGCCTACTGTGaaaattctcaaaattttaaaaagttcaGTCAGTAGTAGGCGCTACAGCAGGGTCTGTAGGAGAGACTCGCTGTCTGAGAGAGTCATTGTTTCATCAGAATTCAATAATCTCAGTCTTTTCTAATTTTTCTCAAAACAACACAGCACAGATGATGGTTTAGATCCTGTAGCACTCAATATATGTCATAGTTCTATAGTcttcaaaaatgtttaaaagaagcaaatttaaatgtaattgttcagtattaaagggttagttcgtccaaaaatgaaaattctgtcattaattaccctcatgctgttccacacccgcaagaccttcattcatctgcagaacacaaattaagatatatttgttgaaatccgtggtggttcaatattaatattataaagcgacttATATAGtcatggccgatttcaaaacactgcttcaggaaccttcagagcattatgaatcagtgtatcgaatcatgattcggattgtgtgccaaactgctgaaatcacgtgactttggcgctccaaacagcagattcgacacactgattaatttatgatccgatgcttcctgaagcagtgttttgaaatcaaccatcactaaataagtcttttttttttttaatattctcgtcactttataatattaatattgaaccactgtactcacatgaactgatttaaatatgtttttagtacctttatggatcttgagagaggaaatgtcattgctagctatgaaggcctcactgagccatcggatttcaactaaaatatcttaatttgtgttctgaagattaacgaaggtcttacaggtgtgaaacagcatgacggtgagtaataaatgacagaattttcatttttgggtaaactaaccctttaaaaactaaatttccCATGCACTGGTCAGTTTCTGCTCTAGTTTTCACACTtcgtctctctcacacacattcacatgcaAGCAGAAGTAACTGCAGCTTTTGACACTTTCAGCTCCTGAGAGTTTCGGTCTCATGAAAGAATACTTATCAATGTTTATTTTATCAGAAGAGCATTAAACCATAGCATGTAAATCATTAAAGTGTCTCTAAACAAGGGGTGTCCAAAGTTGTTGCTCAAATCCAGCTGGTCCAAACTGGTACCAGCTAAACGAGTATTTCAGGCACACTGGAAACTTCTAGGCAAGTGTTTGAGTAGAACTAAACTGCAGTTTTATTGTTTGAGGGATTCAGAGAAACACTGACTGAACTAAACAATGATCAGCTGAAGGACATCGAGTGGAAAATAAGCTGAAGAACAGAGTCGACAGACTAATGTTTACTTAAGTTATCTTTGCAACTTTGAGAGTGACTGTGGTcagttaattttttaaagttaattttttagAACATTAGCACATTAACAGAACATTTGTCTGTTCTATTGTAATCGTTAAAATTTCAGTGGATCAGCATTCCTTAAACAGTTAAAATTTCAGTGGATCAGCATTCCTTAAACATCCCTTAAAAGTGATCAGGCAGTGATCAAAAttgctcataactcctaaagtTGCAGGCTCAAGTATTGTATGTCGTTGaaatccttggctcaagacagATTCATACTTGATCATCCTGGTTAAATTTCATGCTTCACACCTTCTTCATGTTTTTCAGGTGCTTAAGGGATTGTTTATCATACAATTTCACACAACATTCATACCACATGGTAGAAATCATTCTGAGCATATTTGCTTCTGCTGCCGCTGTCaataaaattatttgttaaaggggtagttccccaaaaaaatgaaaattctgtcatttattactcaccctcatgtcattcctcacccgtaagaccttcattaatcttcagaacacaaattaagatattttagttgaaatccgatggctcagtgagggcttcatagggagcaatgacatttcctctatcaagatccataaaggtactaaaaacacatttaaatcagttcatgtgagtacagtggttcaatattaatattataaagtgatgagaatatttttgatgctccaaaaaaccccccaaaataacgacttatttagtgatagctgatttcaaaacactgcttcaggaagcccCAGAACACAATGAATCAGCGTGCTGAATCATAATTCGGatcgtgtcaaactgccaaactgctgaaatcacgtgaaaaaaaaaaaaaaaaaacttcataatgctctgatgtttcatgaagcagtgttttgaaatcggccatcactatataagtcgttattttgttattttatttctcAACCTCTATAAATAAAAAGCCTATATATTTCCTAGTAAATTGCTTTTGTTGGCTCTAAATGGTCTTTTCCTTTTAAGATATAAGTGGTTACATGCTTGTttaagaaaacatttatttgatccccAGTAACTGCTGTTTGCAGTTCTTCttagtttttaattttacatttttttcccccctcttcAGTCGTCAGTGTCTTCCTAGAACTGTTTAACAGTGTTTTCAACAGACATGATAAGATTAATGCTTATCACCTTTAAAAATACTTTCTTCAGATGTTCATTGAATAAAGTCAGTCTTTAAAGACTTAACTTTAGTTGTTATCTTACGGTGACCGGGAGGGGACGTGTTCGGTTCACTTAAGGATGGTTCACACTGTGCAattttggccacgatttggtcgtctgagacaaatttcgcaaatcctaaaagattcctataatctTAGCCTAAAATATGTAGTCTTTGAttgctagtttgacatgttcacagacagccgattaatgaccatagcgatcaaattttacctccgattaaattctggcagtgtaagAAAGTTTGGCGCACAATTCTTCAGTATGATTTCTCCTACGACTAACGTCATTGTCTTTggtttttcaagacaagccatTATCAAAATTAACGATAGAGATGtctttgttagccaccatttcagtcccgCGTGTAATGCAGCTCACCGTCACCGAATGTGTGTgggttgatgatgtaaaactctgGACAAGTTTTCATGCATGCGTCTGTTTTTAACGCATCTTGACCGTTGTACAGTCTGACATAAATGACAGCTGaaatcccacagtgtgacatgaggatcatgtttGTAACTatttaactcaaaggggaaatattaataattattcataattcattatgattattaattatgattaattatatgTGAGTCATAtgttacaatcaattaacctgttcatccagtgaacactcagtgttgattgtttattaattctaagaaatgttcatttccaggttatggaaaaaCAACGTTCTTATTGTATCgtactactcagagcatgtagtcaggatctaaatcacttaagaggcaacTTATTAGCAgatggagtcagaaccaaacatgtattgtgcacaatctctattaactaactaactcacaaacaaacacataacatacacgCAGGTCACACACATACGTAGGTAAGAATGAGCAATGATAGGGTTGAACCGGAAGTGGAACTGTTGAAAGAGCTATAGAAAAAAGTCAAAGACAATCTGGAAAAGAATCATCAGTTACTTCAGTAATAAAAACAAGTtttacaaatcaatactaaattGCTGTTTAGTGCTCAGATGTAtgatacttgcaagatgcctttaggcCGAGGAGCATCAGATCTGCAGGCTGAGGAGAAATCTTGGTGATTCGGTCTGAAGTTGTTGCCATCTTCTGCGTTAGATGAAGTACTAGGAAACAACTTGTAGATGAACACATGGCTGGGTTGTAGGTCTTGACCTGAAGAGGCCTGCAGCAACAAGGGGGTCTCTTCAGTTGTCCAAGAAgcaagaaaagagagagagggggggcTTTGTGCTCtagcttttaacctctggtcaaagtcccACCTCTTAGGGTTGATGTGGccaatgaagatgttgtatTTCTGGGTGACAACACGCCTTCTGTCAGGGCTTTTATGACTGAACAAGATTAACTGGCTGAGtttttgaagaagaactattaaagattcttgtaatactgatgtgttgcaTGGGTATAgacataccgcatacacaagcatttaaatcttctcGATACAAACtcatagacactaaacatggcataattgaagttaccttaaatgtatcataaaacatgtgAATACAACgacagtaataatggataccatttcctgggGGTGTGCATGTTCATTAATAGAacagtctgtctataaatgAATGCAGGAACATCTGTGTTTCTGTGGGGATAATGCAGGAAAGATGCAGGTTTTCTGTGTCTCTTCTCTGCAGTCAGTGTGGCAACCACATTCTTTAGCGCAATAAAACTTGTAACTGAGAACTTCTCAGGATGGAAGACAGGCCCCAGAGTGCTTTAAACAATTATTGGTTAActataacaaataattgtgtctgatttgtctcagtcgttacagtctgacaagcaacaatcgtaaaggactattataaatcgcacagtgtgcaccCGGCTTTAGTTTTGTTGTGGCCATGACATATAAACTCGTGGGAACGTGATAATAAGTCGTAGCCACGAGAtcattaggcttgtttgagatgagcaaattctgcaCAGAACTGATCATCGGTGATCACCGcaagatgcatgccggttagaaatgtgtccgagggtgggccgccttgctttgatgtcatgctgatgagtgtcaaaaacctctcgcaAGGGTGAGGCGGCCTcatcggattctgcagtcgagcgcagttgctctctatcgactgcgctgaccaaaagcacgatgggaaatGACTTGATGACaacacagcttaaagcttattggtttaaacaaccatGATGTATTGATCGGGCGTCGaaaggtaaaacagaaaagcaaatggagataattagcgtagctgctgttcatattattaagcaaagatagtcttgtgcaattgatctgatatgagatgcattatgtgaattcTTAGCTAAAGAaatgcgtctttaatctagatttaaactgggtgagcgagtctgagccccgaacattatcaggaaggctattccagagtttaggagccaaatgtgaaaacgatctccctcctttagtggacttagatatcctaggtacaaccagaagtccagagttttgtgatcttaaggAGCGTGAAGGATTTTAGGGCGATTGAAGATtggttaagtacacaggagctaaaccatttagagccttataggtcattagcaatactttataatcgatatggaacttaatgggtaaccagtgtagagatgataaaattggtgttatatgatcatattttcttgacctggtaagaactctagcagctgcattttggactaactgtagcttgtttattgaggaagcaggacaaccagctaataatgcattacagtaatctagtcgaaacatcatgaaagcatgaactaacttttctgcatcagaaacagataacatattccgtatcttagcaatgtttctgaggtggaagaaggctgtttttgtaacatatgaaatatgattttcaaaggataagttgctgtctaatataacacccacgtctttaactgtcgaggatggagtaacagtacatccttctaaatgcagattgtcatctgagagattctgtgtacaagtttttggcccaataagtaatacttcagtcttatctgaatttaacagaagaaaattactagtcatccaatgttttacttctttaacacactctgtcagtttggataatttagagatttcatctggttgtgttgaaatatataactgagtatcatcggcatagcagtggaaactaattccatgttttcttataatattgcagagtggcagcatgtatattgaaaatagcagagggcctaacacTGATCCTTGTGACACTCCATGTTTACTATTGTTATCTTAGACTCTTTCCCTGTTTAAATAGACAAAATTGCGATGGTCTGATAGGTATGACCTAAACTACCGCAATGCctgtccctgaataccagtgtaattttgtagtcgatctaggagtattttatgatctatagtgtcgaacgcagcactgagatcaagtaaAACTAGTATTGAGATACAGCCTTGGTCAGAAGCTAGAAGTAAGTTGTTtgtaattcaattcaattaaattcaaaagCTTTATTGTCTAGCCCCACAGGGGTAGAAAATTGTCTTCAGACAAggctcaacaacaaaaaacattaacacaACAACAGGAcaaacaataatttaaaaacttcacaacaacaacaacaacaacatcttACAATcctatttaaaatatcaatgGCTGTCGGTACAAAGGTCTTCTTATACTTAGCCTTTTTAATCAGGGGTACTTTGTACCGTCTACCTGATGGAAGTACTGGAAATGAACTATTAAGTGGATGAGCTGTATCTGCCAAAATGACAGAAGTCTTTCTTTTTACTGCAACAGTATAAAGATCAGACAAAGATACTTGCTTTGCTCCAATAGTTTTACCAGCCATATTTATAATCCTTAAAAGTTTGTTCTTACATTTAACAGAGAGAGAATTAAACCAGGACACCATGTTAAAAGTGAGCACAGACTCAATAAGAGATTTATACACAACTATCTACCAGacagggtaacactttataataagtcatttatgaattattagttaatgattaacaaaccatttacaaaacatgaacaaacatttataaatgattgataagtgatatactaatattttacgaatgttttataaattcagttataagtcatttataaattatttgttaattatgaacaaatcatttacaaaacatggctatacgttcataaatgattaataaatgatatgttaacattttatgaatgttttattagttCAGTTATGAGACACTTATAAGTTACTAGTTAAtgatgaacaaatcatttacaaaacatggctatacgttcataaatgattaataaatgatatgttaacattttatgaatggtTTATTAGTTCAGTTATGAGACACTTATAAGTTACTAGTTAATGATGAAcgaatcatttacaaaacattacaatatacATTCATAATGATTAACAAGTGTTATgctaacaatttacaaatgtgttgtaagttatcttaattaaataaatcaaacagatcATTAGTAGATGGTCTATAAGTAATTagtcaaaacattatttatcaCTTATAATAACTGAAGTATTTAAGACAAAAttgttttagtatcattatctcaataaacaattgttaatcatgaacaaatgaagaacaaaccattagtaaatgctcagtatatgatttattgatgaagttgtaagctggtctgtgttcaaaagtacaaacatgcaggtatgctaaagcactatttttaagaagagtaatttatttgttttaaagtggataaacatttataaatgccttACAGTCAGGAGATTCCAGTGGATTATATTAAATCCTTTCAGATGTAACCCCTTTGAATTGTACAttcatattttctttattttatttgtttttgttctacagtaaatctatttttaaagggatagttcacccaaaaatgaaaatttgatgtttatctgcttacccccagtttccctcacaaaccgatcatttcgtgtcttaggacattaatgtgtcgtcacgagccgcagggtttcatttggatttgtctaagcaacgtttattcactcttatagatgaagttcccatctactgcaattatttgaatgacagagggcagcggttgcagttaaaaatcatcatttgtgatcgactgaagaaaaaatgtcatctacatcttggatgcactgggggtaagctgataaacatcaaattttcatttttgggtgaactatccctttaactactTTTGATTTGTATACTACAAAAAGAAACCGGTATCTTTGGTGCAGTACTGTGATTAACCACTAGAGCGCGGTTAACTCCGCAGCATGTTGAGAGTCGATTTATATTAAATTCAGACGAAGAAGCCAGCTGAACATGCACGCACGAGGTTAGCATGAGATTGCACAAATGattcaattttgatatttttcttcgTTTTTATGTGTATATTCTTTTATAAAGAATGTTATTAATCATTTAGGTTACTAATTCATCCTGttactgaggaaaaaaaaacggTCAATGCTTTTGATTACTGGTTTTTCTTTTACGAGAACTCTGGTGAGTTTTGCTTGTTTATGCATTACTTTGACATTCAAATTGACATTTATCTTTCTCTTTATATGTCCTAAAAaaaccaatcagagttatatATGATGTTTTAGAAAGTATTTTTGTATGTTAAAAGGCCAAATTGGCATAGAGTTAATTAATTCGTGTACAATGTTAGTTTAA
The window above is part of the Chanodichthys erythropterus isolate Z2021 chromosome 3, ASM2448905v1, whole genome shotgun sequence genome. Proteins encoded here:
- the LOC137008454 gene encoding uncharacterized protein, producing MFDTFIFFWLFSWSLTGVFVADAVKSESVTEGESVSLNSSFTQIHRDEEIEWKFGDILIARVNNKESVFYNESADGRFRDRLKLDHQTGSLTIINSRTTDSGLYTVFSSRRDTINTISLTVYACLPVPVISRDSSQCSSSSCSVVCSAVNVSHVTLSWFKGNSSFSSISVSDLSISLSLPLEVEYQDKNTYSCVLNNTIRNQTRHLNITQLCQPCAVHCCGFTEAVIRLSLSALVGVATVAVLVYDIRSRSLQQKKSVQKYPSNSD